A portion of the Vibrio coralliirubri genome contains these proteins:
- the smrA gene encoding DNA endonuclease SmrA codes for MSHDDDLDLFQEMMGDVKRIDHDTAEHQKVHRVTESHLAKREAAMWLSDDEKDYLSLDYSPMIKPDDVVAYKKDGVQEGVYKKLRLGKYPIQAKLDLHRKTLKDARNEVLSFLRQCLRMDVRTVIIVHGKGERSNPPAMMKSYVANWLTQINDVQCVHSAQQYHGGTGAVYVMLRKSNEKKLENRERHQKRTS; via the coding sequence ATGTCTCATGATGACGACCTAGATCTATTCCAAGAAATGATGGGCGATGTTAAACGTATCGACCATGACACCGCTGAACACCAGAAAGTACACCGAGTCACCGAATCTCACCTTGCTAAGCGTGAAGCCGCTATGTGGCTGTCTGACGACGAGAAAGACTACTTATCATTAGACTATTCGCCAATGATCAAGCCAGATGATGTCGTTGCTTATAAAAAAGACGGTGTACAAGAAGGCGTATACAAAAAGCTGCGCCTTGGCAAATACCCTATTCAAGCCAAGCTCGACCTTCATAGGAAAACACTGAAAGACGCACGTAACGAAGTACTTTCATTTTTGCGTCAGTGTTTAAGAATGGATGTTCGTACCGTCATCATTGTTCACGGTAAGGGTGAACGTTCGAACCCACCTGCAATGATGAAAAGTTACGTAGCCAATTGGCTAACACAAATCAACGACGTGCAATGTGTTCATTCTGCTCAGCAATATCATGGTGGTACGGGCGCAGTCTATGTCATGCTCAGAAAGAGTAATGAGAAAAAGCTAGAGAACAGAGAGCGCCATCAAAAGCGCACCAGTTAA
- the rluF gene encoding 23S rRNA pseudouridine(2604) synthase RluF codes for MSQESQAKRLNKYISETGFCSRREADKLIDAGRVTINGKIPEMGTKVLPGDDVEIDNKPVRSKEKPIYIALNKPTGITCTTERDIPGNIVDFIGHHKRIFPIGRLDKPSDGLIFLTNDGDIVNKILRAGNNHEKEYVVRVDKPITTEFLKQMGAGVHILDTVTLPCKVEKETKFSFRITLTQGLNRQIRRMCEALGYEVFKLRRVRIMNISLDGIPNGKWRYLSDEEITEILAMCEGSVSTEDASKMNAKGQRIRKATDAKLFDSREENQASTARRNQNENRTRTYRGNNADEFRHAPNSKRGRNSSNGESGGNTENWKSNSRSERSNSDRNRSDRNRTERDNNDRRSGKPANRSQDSNRPNKPAPKRVGGTLGLKK; via the coding sequence ATGTCACAAGAATCCCAAGCTAAACGCCTTAATAAATACATCAGTGAAACTGGTTTTTGCTCACGCCGCGAAGCCGATAAGCTCATTGATGCAGGCCGAGTTACTATTAACGGTAAGATCCCTGAAATGGGTACTAAAGTCTTGCCAGGTGATGATGTTGAGATCGACAATAAGCCTGTTCGCTCAAAAGAGAAACCGATTTACATTGCTCTTAATAAACCAACAGGTATCACCTGTACGACTGAGCGTGATATTCCTGGCAACATCGTCGACTTTATCGGCCACCACAAACGTATTTTCCCGATTGGTCGTCTAGATAAGCCTTCTGATGGTCTTATCTTCTTGACCAACGATGGCGACATCGTAAACAAGATCCTACGTGCAGGTAACAACCACGAGAAAGAATACGTGGTGCGTGTAGATAAGCCGATTACGACGGAATTCTTGAAGCAAATGGGCGCTGGCGTTCATATTCTCGATACTGTTACCTTGCCATGTAAGGTCGAGAAAGAAACCAAGTTTTCGTTCCGAATTACACTAACACAAGGCCTTAACCGCCAAATTCGCCGTATGTGTGAAGCGCTCGGTTATGAAGTATTTAAACTGCGTCGCGTTCGTATTATGAACATCTCACTAGACGGTATTCCTAACGGCAAATGGCGCTACCTGAGCGACGAAGAGATCACTGAAATTTTAGCGATGTGTGAAGGCTCAGTAAGTACGGAAGATGCGTCAAAAATGAACGCGAAAGGTCAACGCATTCGCAAAGCGACTGACGCGAAACTTTTTGATAGCCGTGAAGAGAACCAAGCTTCAACAGCGCGCCGTAATCAAAACGAGAACCGTACACGCACTTACCGCGGTAACAATGCGGATGAATTCCGTCATGCACCTAACTCAAAGCGTGGCCGCAATTCATCGAATGGTGAAAGCGGTGGTAATACCGAGAACTGGAAATCGAACTCTCGTTCAGAGCGTTCTAATTCAGATAGAAACCGTTCGGATCGCAATCGTACAGAGCGCGACAATAACGATCGTAGAAGCGGTAAACCGGCAAACCGTAGTCAAGATTCAAACAGACCGAACAAGCCTGCACCAAAGCGTGTTGGTGGTACTTTAGGTCTGAAGAAGTAG
- the ybaK gene encoding Cys-tRNA(Pro) deacylase, translated as MTPAINLAKKKKIAHSVHQYHHDANNTNYGLEAVEALGQDPKRVFKTLLFCLNGVAKDLAVAVIPVDQKLNLKLAAKAAKGKKAEMADPEIAQKTTGYVVGGISPLGQKKALPTFVHSTATDFETICVSAGKRGLEIELDPKDLTLLTRGQFADLCL; from the coding sequence ATGACCCCTGCAATCAATCTCGCCAAGAAAAAGAAAATCGCTCATAGCGTGCATCAGTATCATCATGATGCCAATAATACGAACTATGGTTTAGAAGCAGTTGAAGCGCTTGGTCAAGATCCCAAACGTGTATTCAAAACGCTGTTGTTCTGCTTGAATGGTGTGGCGAAAGATTTGGCAGTCGCCGTTATTCCTGTCGACCAGAAGCTAAATCTAAAGCTTGCAGCAAAAGCCGCTAAAGGCAAAAAAGCAGAGATGGCTGATCCTGAGATTGCTCAGAAAACCACGGGTTATGTTGTTGGTGGAATTAGTCCGCTTGGTCAGAAGAAAGCACTGCCTACCTTCGTTCATTCTACTGCGACAGATTTTGAAACGATATGTGTGAGTGCAGGTAAGCGTGGGCTAGAGATTGAACTCGATCCAAAAGACTTAACGCTGCTGACTCGCGGCCAGTTTGCTGATCTATGTTTATAG